In a genomic window of Streptomyces noursei ATCC 11455:
- a CDS encoding GNAT family N-acetyltransferase, with translation MVDPGSLSSSTQPTLVAGDLVLRPWELKDVPVVRMAFADPEIRQWTLLSGSSDDDARAWINRWVQSWKDETAIGWAVVPPSGVPVGHIALQQLNLPRGTGRTTCWLLRSSRGCGWGYRARQRVARWAFDDVGLHRLALAHATANEASCRSALKAGFAAEGVRRSAELHLDGWHDMHEHGCVQGDLPTADTPRHSGVRPGGAADAVENPDEYPQGVFEAARDELVAERDQPSGRR, from the coding sequence GTGGTTGATCCCGGCAGCCTCAGTTCGTCAACTCAGCCGACTCTCGTAGCGGGTGACCTGGTCTTGCGGCCGTGGGAGTTGAAGGATGTTCCCGTCGTCCGTATGGCTTTTGCTGATCCGGAGATTCGGCAGTGGACCCTGCTTTCGGGGAGTTCGGACGATGACGCGCGTGCGTGGATCAACCGGTGGGTGCAGTCCTGGAAGGACGAAACCGCGATTGGTTGGGCCGTGGTTCCACCCAGCGGAGTGCCGGTAGGCCATATTGCCTTGCAACAGCTCAACCTCCCGCGTGGCACCGGACGTACTACCTGCTGGTTGCTGCGGAGCAGCCGCGGCTGCGGCTGGGGCTATCGTGCTCGGCAAAGGGTGGCCCGTTGGGCCTTTGACGACGTCGGCCTGCATCGTCTCGCCCTTGCACATGCGACTGCCAACGAAGCGTCCTGCCGGTCTGCGTTGAAGGCCGGGTTTGCGGCAGAAGGCGTGCGGCGAAGTGCCGAACTCCACCTCGACGGCTGGCACGACATGCACGAACACGGGTGTGTTCAGGGCGATCTACCAACGGCAGACACGCCCCGTCACAGTGGCGTACGCCCTGGAGGGGCCGCCGACGCCGTCGAGAACCCGGACGAGTACCCGCAGGGTGTCTTCGAGGCGGCGCGGGATGAGCTGGTGGCCGAGCGGGACCAGCCGAGTGGGAGACGCTGA
- a CDS encoding GAF domain-containing protein, whose product MVAIGSDLDVHRVLHRIAETAASLTGARYAAVEVLDEDGDGLRDLITHGTPPEGRPAAPFTLRVPIKVRGELFGSVFVAGQPDGGAAGQGAGPGAEAGRFSEVDLHLVRVLATEAGIAMGNARMHAAARQRRRWIDGAASVTTALLAGPETGSTTEHALTVVAEKGRELAEAATGAVLLPQSDGAMEVVAISTVLSESVRAETYGGTIPPESPVLHQIHAGLAVFSDDFAGDPRSISPLSRHYGPTMLLPLHSGGRVLGALALCRACGDTRFTHLERTLGTQFASQAALALVLADRHRDRERLAVYEDRDRIARDLHDLVIQRLFATGMLLESAQRTAVLPEVTEDVGRAVDELDATIQEIRTAIIALQQGPPEVPAGPRTRILREAGAATAVLGTRPSVHFVGPVDARVGAECARALVAAVGRALAEVARAAASAQVVVDATVTLADGREGVRLTVTGEGEGDDDGPAAPVVWEGPLQP is encoded by the coding sequence ATGGTCGCCATCGGCTCCGACCTCGACGTGCACCGGGTGCTGCACCGGATCGCCGAGACCGCCGCGTCGCTGACCGGCGCCCGCTATGCGGCCGTGGAGGTGCTGGACGAGGACGGCGACGGGCTGCGCGACCTGATCACCCACGGCACCCCGCCCGAGGGCCGGCCGGCCGCCCCGTTCACCCTGCGGGTGCCGATCAAGGTGCGGGGCGAGCTGTTCGGGAGCGTCTTCGTGGCCGGGCAGCCGGACGGCGGTGCGGCCGGGCAGGGTGCGGGGCCCGGTGCGGAGGCGGGGCGGTTCAGCGAGGTGGATCTGCATCTGGTGCGGGTGCTGGCCACCGAGGCCGGGATCGCGATGGGCAACGCCCGGATGCACGCCGCGGCCCGGCAGCGCCGGCGCTGGATCGACGGGGCGGCGTCGGTGACCACGGCACTGCTGGCCGGCCCGGAGACCGGCTCCACCACGGAGCACGCGCTGACGGTGGTGGCCGAGAAGGGCCGGGAGCTGGCCGAGGCGGCGACCGGGGCGGTGCTGCTGCCGCAGTCCGACGGCGCCATGGAGGTGGTGGCGATCTCCACGGTGCTGTCCGAGTCGGTGCGGGCGGAGACGTACGGCGGCACGATCCCGCCGGAGAGCCCGGTCCTGCACCAGATCCACGCCGGGCTGGCGGTCTTCTCCGACGACTTCGCCGGCGACCCCCGCTCGATCTCCCCGCTGTCGCGCCACTACGGGCCGACGATGCTGCTGCCGCTGCACAGCGGCGGCCGGGTGTTGGGCGCGCTGGCCCTGTGCCGGGCTTGCGGCGACACCCGCTTCACCCATCTGGAACGGACCCTGGGCACCCAGTTCGCGTCCCAGGCGGCGCTGGCGCTCGTGCTGGCCGACCGCCACCGCGACCGGGAGCGGCTCGCGGTCTACGAGGACCGGGACCGGATCGCCCGCGATCTGCACGACCTGGTGATCCAGCGGCTGTTCGCCACCGGGATGCTGCTGGAGAGCGCCCAGCGCACGGCCGTCCTCCCGGAGGTCACGGAGGACGTGGGGCGGGCGGTGGACGAGTTGGACGCGACGATCCAGGAGATCCGCACCGCGATCATCGCGCTCCAGCAGGGGCCGCCGGAGGTGCCGGCCGGGCCGCGCACCCGGATCCTGCGGGAGGCCGGCGCGGCCACCGCGGTGCTGGGTACCCGGCCGTCGGTGCACTTCGTCGGGCCGGTGGACGCGCGGGTCGGCGCGGAGTGCGCCCGGGCGCTGGTCGCCGCGGTGGGGCGGGCGTTGGCGGAGGTGGCCCGGGCGGCGGCCTCGGCCCAGGTCGTGGTGGACGCCACGGTCACGCTGGCCGACGGCCGGGAGGGCGTGCGGCTGACGGTGACCGGCGAGGGGGAGGGCGACGACGACGGCCCGGCCGCGCCGGTGGTCTGGGAGGGTCCCCTCCAGCCGTAG
- a CDS encoding FAD-dependent monooxygenase: MPQRTALVIGGGIGGLTAAVALDRRGWRVTVLERAAALEPVGAGIGLAPNAQRALDTLDVGDAVRAMASWQLAGEIRRPDGRLLARTDNAAAVRRYGGPVVLAHRADVIALLAGRLPGDAVRTGAPAALVDPGDPLREDRPARVRTTGPDGAPQELTADLVVAADGIRSATRRALFPAHPEPRYAGFTAWRFVVSAADAAGLVDPGTAHETWGPGGLWGTLPLHDGRIYAYATAAVPPGGDRAGGDRRAELRRRFGHWHRPVPQLLAAADPAAVLRNDVYAAAAPPPAFHRGRVALLGDAVHPMTPNLGQGGCQAVEDAVVLAHEAGPDAPLDAALAAYTRQRLPRTMAVVRRSGRIGRVSTWRSRPACALRGALVAATARLAPDLALRGLDGIADWRPPGAP, translated from the coding sequence ATGCCGCAGCGCACCGCACTCGTGATCGGCGGCGGGATCGGCGGGCTCACCGCCGCGGTGGCCCTGGACCGACGGGGCTGGCGGGTGACCGTCCTGGAACGGGCCGCCGCCCTGGAGCCGGTGGGCGCCGGCATCGGACTGGCCCCCAACGCCCAGCGCGCACTGGACACCCTGGACGTGGGCGACGCGGTCCGCGCCATGGCCTCCTGGCAGCTGGCCGGCGAGATCCGCCGCCCCGACGGACGACTGCTGGCCCGCACGGACAACGCCGCGGCCGTGCGGCGGTACGGCGGCCCGGTCGTGCTCGCCCACCGCGCCGACGTGATCGCCCTGCTCGCCGGCCGGCTGCCCGGCGACGCGGTCCGCACCGGCGCCCCGGCCGCCCTCGTGGACCCCGGCGATCCGCTGCGCGAGGACCGGCCCGCCCGGGTGCGGACCACCGGCCCGGACGGCGCCCCGCAGGAGCTGACCGCCGACCTCGTCGTCGCCGCCGACGGCATCCGCTCCGCCACCCGCCGGGCTCTCTTCCCCGCCCACCCCGAGCCCCGCTACGCCGGCTTCACCGCCTGGCGCTTCGTGGTGTCCGCCGCCGACGCCGCCGGGCTCGTCGACCCCGGCACCGCACACGAGACCTGGGGACCCGGCGGCCTGTGGGGCACCCTGCCGCTGCACGACGGGCGGATCTACGCGTACGCCACGGCGGCCGTCCCGCCCGGCGGCGACCGGGCCGGCGGCGACCGGCGGGCCGAACTGCGGCGCCGCTTCGGCCACTGGCACCGGCCCGTCCCGCAGCTGTTGGCCGCCGCCGACCCGGCCGCCGTGCTCCGCAACGACGTGTACGCCGCGGCGGCCCCGCCGCCCGCCTTCCACCGCGGCCGGGTCGCGCTGCTCGGCGACGCGGTGCATCCGATGACGCCCAACCTCGGCCAGGGCGGCTGCCAGGCCGTCGAGGACGCCGTCGTCCTCGCCCACGAGGCCGGCCCGGACGCGCCGCTGGACGCCGCGCTCGCCGCGTACACCCGGCAGCGGCTGCCCCGCACCATGGCCGTGGTCCGCCGGTCCGGACGCATCGGCCGGGTCTCCACCTGGCGGTCCCGGCCCGCCTGCGCCCTGCGCGGCGCCCTGGTCGCGGCCACCGCCCGCCTGGCGCCCGACCTCGCGCTGCGCGGTCTGGACGGGATCGCCGACTGGCGGCCGCCGGGCGCCCCGTAA
- a CDS encoding glutathione peroxidase: MSLYDIPLRTLTGEPASLADYQGKALLVVNVASKCGLTPQYTGLERLQQQFADRGFSVLGFPSNQFAGQEPGTAEEIATFCSTTYGVSFPLFEKTDVNGADRHPLYAELTGTPDSEGAAGDVQWNFEKFLIDHTGAVAGRFRPRTEPEAAELVAAIEAALPA; the protein is encoded by the coding sequence ATGAGCCTGTACGACATCCCGCTGCGCACCCTGACCGGTGAGCCCGCTTCCCTGGCCGACTATCAGGGCAAGGCCCTGCTGGTGGTGAACGTGGCGTCCAAGTGCGGGCTGACCCCGCAGTACACGGGGCTGGAGCGGCTCCAGCAGCAGTTCGCCGACCGCGGGTTCAGCGTGCTGGGCTTCCCCAGCAACCAGTTCGCGGGCCAGGAGCCCGGCACGGCCGAGGAGATCGCCACCTTCTGCTCGACGACGTACGGCGTCAGCTTCCCGTTGTTCGAGAAGACCGACGTCAACGGCGCGGACCGGCACCCGCTGTACGCCGAGCTGACCGGCACCCCGGACTCCGAGGGCGCGGCCGGCGACGTCCAGTGGAACTTCGAGAAGTTCCTGATCGACCACACCGGCGCGGTGGCCGGCCGCTTCCGGCCGCGCACGGAGCCCGAGGCGGCGGAACTGGTCGCGGCGATCGAGGCGGCGCTGCCGGCCTGA
- the lnt gene encoding apolipoprotein N-acyltransferase, giving the protein MDIPLGHRTRGTGSLWTRGPAAALAGALPALAFPEPSWWWLAYAALVPWLLLLRTARTARRAALYGWLGGAGFMLAVHHWLLPSLHVFILVLALLLGALWAPWGMLVRALLGGVPGPGRAAAALVLVPSGWLMVELVRSWEYLGGPWGLLGASQWQVPPALRMASLGGVWLVSLLIVAVNTALAGLLAVPAARRPAVAGLLVCALAGTAVWLWAPLPRPAGTVRIAVVQPGPDGTPTQRLARSEALTGALAGRGVRLVVWGESSLYQDPADHPALAARLAALSRRTGADLLVNADAPDSGRAGISKSAVLIGPQGLTGDRYAKMRLVPFGEYIPARSVLGWATKVGKAATSDRRRGTHQVVMPVPAAAGLRVGPLVCFETAFPDMSRQLAADGAQVLVAQSSTATFQDSWAPAQHASLGALRAAETWRPMVHATLTGVSAVYGPRGERIGERLGTDRSAAAVYDLPLARGTSPYTRWGDWALYGAVAALLAHGLVAVVRAGGRRRGTGRSGDVGASPGRRPVRGRR; this is encoded by the coding sequence ATGGACATACCGCTCGGCCACCGGACGCGAGGGACCGGCTCGCTCTGGACGCGCGGTCCGGCCGCCGCGCTCGCCGGCGCGCTGCCCGCCCTCGCCTTCCCGGAGCCCTCGTGGTGGTGGCTGGCGTATGCCGCGCTGGTGCCGTGGCTGCTGTTGCTGCGCACGGCGCGGACCGCTCGACGGGCGGCGCTGTACGGCTGGCTGGGCGGCGCCGGGTTCATGCTGGCGGTGCACCACTGGCTGCTGCCGAGCCTGCACGTCTTCATCCTGGTGCTGGCGCTGCTGCTCGGTGCGCTGTGGGCGCCCTGGGGGATGCTGGTGCGGGCGCTGCTGGGCGGGGTACCGGGTCCGGGGCGGGCCGCCGCCGCACTGGTACTGGTGCCGTCCGGCTGGCTGATGGTCGAACTGGTCAGGTCCTGGGAGTACTTGGGCGGGCCCTGGGGGCTGCTGGGCGCCAGCCAGTGGCAGGTGCCGCCCGCGCTGCGCATGGCCTCGCTCGGCGGGGTGTGGCTGGTGAGCCTGCTGATCGTGGCGGTGAACACCGCGCTGGCGGGGCTGCTCGCCGTCCCGGCCGCCCGGCGGCCCGCCGTCGCCGGTCTGCTGGTGTGCGCGCTGGCCGGCACCGCGGTCTGGCTGTGGGCGCCGCTCCCCCGGCCCGCCGGGACGGTCCGGATCGCGGTCGTCCAGCCCGGCCCCGACGGCACTCCCACCCAGCGGCTGGCCCGCAGCGAGGCGCTCACCGGCGCGCTGGCCGGCCGCGGGGTGCGCCTGGTCGTCTGGGGCGAGAGCAGCCTCTACCAGGACCCGGCGGACCACCCGGCGCTAGCCGCCCGGCTGGCCGCGCTGTCCCGGCGCACCGGCGCCGACCTGCTGGTGAACGCCGACGCGCCGGACTCCGGCAGGGCCGGCATCTCCAAGAGCGCGGTGCTCATCGGCCCGCAGGGCCTGACCGGGGACCGGTACGCCAAGATGCGGCTGGTGCCGTTCGGCGAGTACATACCGGCCCGGTCCGTGCTGGGCTGGGCGACGAAGGTGGGCAAGGCCGCCACCAGTGACCGGCGGCGCGGCACCCACCAGGTGGTGATGCCGGTGCCCGCCGCGGCCGGACTGCGGGTCGGGCCGCTGGTCTGCTTCGAGACGGCCTTCCCGGACATGAGCCGCCAGCTGGCCGCGGACGGGGCGCAGGTGCTGGTCGCCCAGTCCTCGACGGCGACGTTCCAGGACAGCTGGGCGCCGGCCCAGCACGCCTCGCTGGGGGCGCTGCGCGCCGCGGAGACCTGGCGCCCGATGGTGCACGCCACGCTCACCGGGGTCAGCGCGGTGTACGGCCCGCGGGGCGAGCGGATCGGCGAGCGGCTGGGCACCGACCGCAGCGCGGCGGCCGTCTACGACCTGCCGCTGGCCCGCGGCACCAGCCCGTACACCCGGTGGGGCGACTGGGCGCTGTACGGGGCGGTCGCCGCACTGCTCGCCCACGGTCTGGTCGCGGTCGTGCGGGCCGGTGGACGGCGGCGCGGCACCGGTCGCTCCGGGGACGTCGGTGCTAGCCCCGGGCGGCGGCCTGTGCGAGGGCGTCGGTGA
- a CDS encoding ABC transporter ATP-binding protein: MDMEVTAWHSLHSTMTAQQGKHRLSRGTLRRIAAFARPHRRMLVWFLVLSTVTALLAVATPLLAGRVVDAIVGRTSPGLVLGLSGLIAAIAVAEAGLGLLTRRLSAGIGEGLILDLRTTVYDHVQRMPIAFFTRTRTGALVSRLNNDVIGAQRAFSDTLSGVVSNIVTLLLTLGVMLSLSWQITLIALVLLPVFVLPARLVGRRLAALRREGADHNAAMGTQMTERFSAPGATLVKLMGRPARESAEFAARARRVRDIGVRSAMVQTYFVTALTLVSALALAVVYGLGGFLALRGQLEPGAIVSLALLLTRLYAPLTALSGAHIEVMSALVSFERVFEVLDLEPLITERPDARPVPTGPVSVEFDAVRFGYPSADKVSLASLEEVATLDTRGGEEVLHDVSFRAEPGQMVALVGSSGAGKSTIAQLLPRLYDADSGAVRLGGVDVRDLTASSLRDTLGMVTQDGHLFHESIRENLLLANPEAAEEELWDALRRARLDALIASLPDGLDTVVGERGYRLSGGERQRLTIARLLLAHPRVVILDEATAHLDNTSEAAVQEALTEALDGRTALVIAHRLSTVRAADLILVVEGGRIVERGTHETLLAADGRYAELYRTQFAGGPSGAADGPAPADVTDAVDATEAVDVADVAVAAGAAPGDTPELSTAPSLVN, from the coding sequence ATGGACATGGAAGTCACCGCCTGGCATTCGCTGCACAGCACGATGACCGCCCAACAGGGCAAGCACCGCCTCTCCCGGGGCACGCTGCGCCGGATCGCGGCCTTCGCCCGCCCGCACCGCCGGATGCTGGTGTGGTTCCTGGTGCTGAGCACCGTCACCGCGCTGCTCGCGGTGGCCACCCCGCTGCTCGCCGGGCGGGTGGTGGACGCGATCGTCGGCCGCACCTCGCCCGGACTGGTCCTGGGGCTGTCCGGGCTGATCGCGGCGATCGCCGTCGCCGAGGCGGGGCTGGGGCTGCTGACCCGCCGGCTGTCGGCGGGCATCGGCGAGGGGCTCATCCTCGACCTGCGCACCACCGTCTACGACCACGTCCAGCGGATGCCGATCGCCTTCTTCACCCGCACCCGCACCGGAGCGCTGGTCAGCCGGCTCAACAACGATGTGATCGGCGCCCAGCGGGCGTTCAGCGACACCCTGTCCGGAGTGGTCAGCAACATCGTCACCCTGCTGCTCACGCTCGGCGTGATGCTCAGCCTCTCCTGGCAGATCACGCTGATCGCCCTGGTGCTGCTGCCGGTGTTCGTGCTGCCCGCCCGGCTGGTCGGTCGACGGCTGGCGGCGCTGCGCAGGGAGGGCGCCGACCACAACGCCGCGATGGGCACCCAGATGACCGAGCGGTTCTCCGCGCCCGGCGCCACCCTCGTGAAGCTGATGGGCCGACCGGCGCGGGAGTCAGCGGAGTTCGCCGCCCGGGCCCGCCGGGTGCGCGACATCGGCGTCCGCTCGGCGATGGTGCAGACGTACTTCGTCACCGCGCTCACCCTGGTCTCCGCGCTGGCGCTGGCCGTGGTCTACGGGCTGGGCGGGTTCCTGGCGCTGCGCGGGCAGCTGGAGCCGGGCGCGATCGTCTCGCTGGCCCTGCTGCTCACCCGGCTGTACGCCCCGCTGACCGCGCTGTCCGGCGCCCACATCGAGGTGATGAGCGCGCTGGTCAGCTTCGAGCGGGTCTTCGAGGTGCTGGACCTCGAGCCGCTGATCACCGAGCGGCCGGACGCCCGTCCGGTGCCCACCGGCCCGGTGTCGGTGGAGTTCGACGCGGTGCGCTTCGGCTACCCGTCCGCCGACAAGGTGTCGCTGGCCTCCCTGGAGGAGGTCGCCACCCTCGACACCCGGGGCGGCGAGGAGGTCCTGCACGACGTCTCCTTCCGCGCCGAGCCGGGCCAGATGGTGGCCCTGGTCGGCTCCTCCGGCGCCGGCAAGTCGACCATCGCCCAGCTGCTGCCGCGGCTGTACGACGCGGACTCCGGCGCGGTGCGGTTGGGCGGGGTGGACGTCCGGGACCTGACCGCCTCCTCGCTGCGCGACACCCTGGGCATGGTCACCCAGGACGGCCACCTCTTCCACGAGTCCATCCGGGAGAACCTGCTGCTGGCCAACCCCGAGGCGGCCGAGGAGGAGCTGTGGGACGCGCTGCGCCGGGCCCGCCTGGACGCGTTGATCGCCTCGCTGCCCGACGGCCTGGACACCGTCGTCGGCGAGCGCGGCTACCGTCTCTCCGGCGGCGAGCGGCAGCGGCTGACCATCGCCCGGCTGCTGCTGGCCCACCCCCGGGTGGTGATCCTGGACGAGGCCACCGCCCACCTGGACAACACCTCGGAGGCGGCCGTCCAGGAGGCGCTCACCGAGGCGCTGGACGGGCGGACCGCGCTGGTGATCGCCCACCGGCTGTCGACCGTGCGGGCCGCCGACCTGATCCTGGTCGTCGAGGGCGGGCGGATCGTCGAGCGCGGAACGCACGAGACACTGCTGGCAGCCGACGGCCGGTACGCCGAGCTGTACCGGACCCAGTTCGCCGGCGGACCCTCCGGGGCTGCGGACGGCCCGGCCCCGGCGGACGTGACGGACGCGGTCGACGCGACGGAGGCGGTGGACGTGGCGGACGTGGCGGTGGCCGCCGGCGCCGCGCCGGGCGACACCCCGGAGCTGTCCACCGCACCCTCGCTGGTGAACTGA
- a CDS encoding Gfo/Idh/MocA family protein, producing MKVGCIGLGDIARKAYLPVLGTLPGIELHLQTRNPAALQQAGDAYRLTGRQLHSDLDALLAAGPDAVFVHAATIAHPELVTRLIEAGVPTYVDKPIAYELADTRRIVDLAEQRGVGLAVGFNRRFAPGYAECREHPRELILLQKNRTGMPEDPRTLVLDDFIHVVDTLRFLAPGEIEHIDVRARIRDGLMDQVVLQLSGDGFTALGTMNRRSGSAEELLDVSGQDTRRQVVNLAEVVDHQGRPSVRRRGDWEPVARQRGIEQIVLAFLDDVRAGRVPSARDALRTHELCERVITDALAQAAARG from the coding sequence GTGAAGGTCGGCTGCATCGGACTCGGAGACATCGCACGGAAGGCGTACCTCCCCGTACTCGGCACGCTGCCCGGCATCGAGCTGCACCTCCAGACCCGCAACCCGGCTGCCCTGCAACAGGCCGGCGACGCCTACCGACTGACCGGGCGACAGCTCCACTCCGACCTGGACGCGCTGCTCGCCGCCGGCCCGGACGCCGTCTTCGTGCACGCCGCGACGATCGCCCACCCGGAGCTCGTGACCCGGTTGATCGAGGCCGGCGTGCCGACCTACGTGGACAAGCCGATCGCCTACGAGCTCGCCGACACCCGGCGGATCGTCGATCTCGCCGAACAGCGCGGGGTGGGGCTGGCCGTCGGCTTCAACCGCCGCTTCGCCCCTGGATACGCCGAGTGCCGGGAGCACCCCCGCGAGCTGATCCTGCTCCAGAAGAACCGCACCGGGATGCCCGAGGACCCCCGCACGCTGGTCCTCGACGACTTCATCCACGTCGTCGACACGCTGCGCTTCCTCGCGCCCGGGGAGATCGAGCACATCGACGTCCGGGCCCGGATCCGGGACGGGCTGATGGACCAGGTGGTGCTCCAGCTGTCCGGCGACGGGTTCACCGCCCTCGGCACCATGAACCGCCGCAGCGGCTCCGCCGAGGAGCTGCTGGACGTGTCCGGCCAGGACACCCGGCGCCAGGTCGTCAACCTCGCCGAGGTCGTCGACCACCAAGGTCGGCCGAGCGTCCGGCGCCGCGGCGACTGGGAGCCGGTGGCCCGTCAGCGGGGCATCGAGCAGATCGTGCTGGCCTTCCTGGACGACGTCCGGGCCGGGCGCGTGCCGTCGGCCCGGGACGCGCTGCGCACGCACGAGCTGTGCGAACGCGTGATCACCGACGCCCTCGCACAGGCCGCCGCCCGGGGCTAG
- a CDS encoding FAD-dependent oxidoreductase, with translation MNPRVEDRVPVLIVGGSLVGLSASLFLGRLGVPHVLVEKHADTSRHPRGRGNNVRTMELYRVAGAEDPIREAASVLADNHGILQARSLTGDDQEWLFREIDPGGGLARFSPAAWCLCSQNDLEPVLLRCARELGGDLRFSTELTTFEQDADGVTAVVEDRNTGEHTTLRADYLIAADGPRSPVRERLGIGQRGPGDLFHNVSITFRARELADVVGDRRFIACYLTDPEADGALLPVDNREEWVFHAPWHPERGETLEDFTDERCVAHIRRATGVPDMAVEITGKAPWHAAERVAERYSAGRIFLAGDAAHEMSPTGAFGSNTGIQDAHNLAWKLAAVLDGAAAPALLDTYEEERRPVAEVTSARASARSAEHSHPGYDPAPGGGGRQRGVLTVALGYCYPSGAVIGADPELPVVPEQLRLTGEPGTRAPHLWLHGDGARRSTLDLYERSFVLLTGTEDGKIWRAAAEAAAAHWSACLDHYRIGTDADADLVPEEGVDWAEVHGTAPEGAVLVRPDGFVAWRADGRVADPEGALREVLGGLLRRA, from the coding sequence ATGAACCCAAGGGTCGAGGACCGGGTGCCGGTACTCATCGTGGGCGGGTCCCTGGTGGGCCTGTCCGCCTCGCTCTTCCTGGGACGCCTGGGCGTCCCCCACGTCCTGGTCGAGAAGCACGCGGACACCTCACGGCACCCCCGCGGACGGGGGAACAACGTCCGCACCATGGAGCTGTACCGGGTCGCCGGCGCCGAGGACCCGATCCGCGAGGCCGCCTCGGTCCTCGCCGACAACCACGGCATCCTCCAGGCCCGTTCGCTGACGGGGGACGACCAGGAGTGGCTGTTCCGGGAGATCGACCCGGGCGGCGGCCTGGCCAGGTTCAGCCCGGCCGCGTGGTGTCTGTGCAGCCAGAACGACCTGGAGCCGGTGCTGCTGCGATGCGCCCGCGAACTCGGCGGCGACCTGCGGTTCAGCACCGAGCTGACGACCTTCGAGCAGGACGCCGACGGGGTGACCGCGGTCGTCGAGGACCGGAACACCGGCGAGCACACCACCCTGCGCGCCGACTACCTCATCGCCGCGGACGGCCCGCGCAGCCCGGTGCGGGAGCGGCTGGGCATCGGCCAGAGGGGCCCCGGCGACCTCTTCCACAACGTCAGCATCACCTTCCGGGCCCGGGAGCTGGCGGACGTGGTCGGTGACCGCCGCTTCATCGCCTGCTACCTGACCGACCCCGAGGCCGACGGGGCCCTGCTGCCGGTCGACAACCGCGAGGAGTGGGTCTTCCACGCGCCCTGGCACCCCGAGCGCGGCGAGACGCTGGAGGACTTCACCGACGAGCGGTGCGTCGCGCACATCCGCCGGGCGACCGGCGTGCCCGACATGGCGGTCGAGATCACCGGCAAGGCGCCCTGGCACGCCGCGGAGCGGGTCGCCGAGCGGTACTCCGCCGGCCGGATCTTCCTCGCCGGCGACGCCGCCCACGAGATGTCCCCCACGGGGGCGTTCGGCTCCAACACCGGCATCCAGGACGCGCACAATCTCGCCTGGAAACTGGCCGCGGTGCTCGACGGCGCCGCGGCCCCCGCGCTGCTGGACACCTACGAGGAGGAGCGCCGGCCGGTGGCCGAGGTGACCAGCGCCCGCGCCTCGGCCCGGTCCGCCGAGCACAGCCACCCCGGCTACGACCCGGCGCCCGGTGGCGGCGGCCGGCAGCGCGGGGTGCTGACCGTCGCCCTCGGCTACTGCTACCCGTCGGGCGCGGTGATCGGCGCCGACCCCGAACTGCCGGTCGTCCCGGAGCAGCTGCGGCTCACCGGCGAGCCGGGCACCCGGGCCCCGCACCTGTGGCTGCACGGGGACGGCGCGCGGCGCTCCACGCTGGACCTCTACGAGCGGTCGTTCGTCCTGCTGACCGGCACCGAGGACGGCAAGATCTGGCGCGCCGCGGCGGAGGCCGCCGCGGCACACTGGTCGGCCTGTCTGGACCACTACCGCATCGGCACCGACGCCGACGCCGACCTGGTCCCGGAGGAGGGCGTCGACTGGGCCGAGGTGCACGGGACGGCGCCGGAGGGCGCGGTGCTGGTGCGGCCGGACGGTTTCGTGGCGTGGCGCGCGGACGGGCGGGTGGCCGACCCGGAGGGGGCCCTGCGGGAGGTGCTGGGCGGGCTGCTCCGCCGCGCCTGA